The following are from one region of the Methyloversatilis discipulorum genome:
- a CDS encoding TIGR03790 family protein, with product MPKLTVYLRCLLLALLLPLADVARALGPGELAVIVNVSDPASVDAGTYYRIRRGIPEANLIEVRLPHDRAALTRAEFEALQAEVEQKLPSGIQAFALAWTKPWRAGCMSITSAFAFGYDERFCSASCGPTQTSRMFNGGRAMSEDMPMPRPAMLLAGETVEQVRQLIDRGIASDYSYPKGSVYLVRTEDSARNVRAGMFDEIVQQVRGLHFETPTAAEAGGRRDVIGYFTGAVRVPALDTLTFLPGAPADHLTSFGGQLTGNQTQMSALEWLRAGATGSYGTVVEPCNHLGKFPHPGILMTFYAEGETLIEAYWKSVAWPGEGVFVGEPLARPFGMRTTRDDKGWWLESHSAAGRRAVVEVAPSVVGPYRLAGTVQIPAGHGRQRLKVEAGAVRVR from the coding sequence ATGCCGAAACTCACTGTCTATCTTCGCTGCCTGCTGCTGGCCCTGCTGCTTCCGCTCGCCGACGTCGCGCGAGCACTGGGCCCGGGCGAGCTGGCGGTCATCGTCAATGTGTCCGACCCGGCCAGCGTCGATGCCGGCACCTATTACCGCATCCGCCGCGGCATACCGGAGGCGAACCTGATCGAGGTGCGCCTGCCGCACGACCGCGCTGCACTGACACGCGCCGAGTTCGAGGCGCTGCAGGCGGAAGTCGAGCAGAAGCTGCCGTCCGGCATCCAGGCGTTCGCGCTGGCATGGACCAAGCCATGGCGCGCCGGTTGCATGAGCATCACCTCCGCTTTCGCTTTCGGCTACGACGAACGCTTCTGCTCAGCCAGCTGCGGACCGACACAGACCAGCCGGATGTTCAATGGCGGCCGCGCCATGAGCGAGGACATGCCGATGCCGAGACCGGCCATGCTGCTGGCCGGCGAAACGGTCGAGCAGGTACGACAGCTGATCGACCGCGGCATCGCATCGGATTACAGCTATCCGAAGGGCAGCGTCTACCTGGTCCGCACCGAGGATTCCGCGCGCAACGTGCGCGCCGGCATGTTCGACGAGATCGTGCAGCAGGTGCGCGGCCTGCACTTCGAGACGCCGACCGCCGCCGAGGCGGGCGGGCGGCGCGACGTGATCGGCTATTTCACCGGTGCGGTCAGGGTGCCCGCGCTCGATACGCTCACCTTCCTGCCCGGCGCGCCGGCCGACCATCTGACCTCCTTCGGCGGCCAGCTGACCGGCAACCAGACGCAGATGAGCGCACTGGAGTGGCTGCGTGCCGGCGCCACCGGCAGCTACGGCACCGTGGTCGAGCCGTGCAACCACCTCGGCAAGTTCCCGCACCCGGGCATCCTGATGACCTTCTACGCCGAGGGCGAAACGCTGATCGAAGCCTACTGGAAGAGCGTAGCCTGGCCCGGCGAAGGCGTGTTCGTCGGCGAGCCGCTGGCGCGGCCCTTCGGTATGCGCACGACGCGCGACGACAAGGGCTGGTGGCTGGAAAGCCATTCGGCCGCCGGGCGCCGCGCGGTGGTCGAAGTGGCGCCGAGCGTGGTCGGACCGTATCGCCTGGCCGGCACCGTGCAGATTCCGGCTGGCCACGGCAGGCAGCGGCTGAAGGTGGAGGCGGGGGCGGTCAGGGTCAGGTAG
- a CDS encoding zinc-dependent alcohol dehydrogenase family protein, producing the protein MRYQAYREQCNADSLTMIDAEVPRPGPGQVLVKMRAASLNYRDLFILQGLYPGVDSKDLIPLSDGAGEVVEIGAGVDRFAAGDHVIGTFFETWISGRLQPAYFGKTLGGTAPGVLTEYRLFPQESLVAKPAHLSFEEAATLPCAALTAWNALFEGPAPLRAGERVLVLGTGGVSMFALQLAKAAGAEVIATSSSDAKLEKAKSLGATTLINYRSHPEWDQEVRNATGGAGVDHVVEVGGPGTLQRSIASLGQNGQAHLIGVLTGGEINPLPLLFTTSTVRGVFVGSREMFESMNKVISLHKIHPVIDRVFGFEEARAALAHQQSQAHVGKVVVRIG; encoded by the coding sequence ATGCGTTATCAAGCCTATCGTGAGCAGTGCAATGCAGACAGCCTGACGATGATCGACGCTGAAGTCCCGCGTCCCGGTCCGGGCCAGGTGCTGGTCAAGATGCGCGCAGCGTCGCTGAACTATCGCGATCTGTTCATCCTGCAGGGCCTGTATCCCGGCGTCGATTCGAAGGATCTGATCCCGCTGTCCGACGGCGCTGGCGAGGTGGTCGAGATCGGCGCGGGCGTCGACCGCTTTGCCGCCGGCGACCACGTGATCGGCACCTTCTTCGAAACATGGATATCCGGTCGACTGCAGCCGGCTTACTTCGGCAAGACCCTGGGCGGCACCGCGCCCGGCGTACTCACCGAGTACCGCCTGTTCCCACAGGAATCGCTGGTCGCCAAACCGGCGCACCTGAGCTTCGAGGAGGCGGCGACGCTGCCCTGCGCCGCGCTGACCGCGTGGAACGCGCTGTTCGAAGGCCCGGCCCCGCTGCGTGCCGGCGAACGCGTGCTGGTGCTGGGCACCGGCGGCGTGTCGATGTTCGCGCTGCAGCTGGCAAAGGCGGCCGGAGCCGAGGTGATCGCCACCTCGTCGAGCGACGCCAAGCTGGAAAAGGCAAAGTCGCTGGGCGCGACCACGCTGATCAATTACCGTAGCCACCCGGAGTGGGATCAGGAAGTGCGCAATGCCACCGGTGGTGCAGGCGTCGACCACGTGGTCGAAGTCGGTGGCCCGGGCACGCTGCAGCGCTCGATTGCCTCGCTCGGCCAGAACGGCCAGGCGCACCTGATCGGCGTGCTGACCGGCGGCGAAATCAACCCGCTGCCGCTGCTGTTCACCACCTCGACCGTGCGCGGCGTGTTCGTCGGTTCGCGCGAAATGTTCGAATCCATGAACAAGGTGATTTCGCTGCACAAGATTCACCCGGTCATCGACCGCGTGTTTGGTTTCGAAGAAGCGCGCGCAGCACTCGCACACCAGCAGAGCCAGGCCCACGTCGGCAAGGTGGTGGTGAGGATAGGCTGA
- the gmd gene encoding GDP-mannose 4,6-dehydratase — MPKIALITGVTGQDGAYLAEFLLKKGYEVHGIKRRSSLFNTDRIDHLYEDPHVDNRKFILHYGDLTDSTSLVRIIQKVQPDEIYNLAAQSHVAVSFEEPEYTANADGIGALRILEAIRILGLEKKTRFYQASTSELYGLVQEIPQKETTPFYPRSPYAVAKLYAYWITVNYREAYGMYACNGVLFNHESPVRGETFVTRKITRAIARIALGLQDCLYLGNMSALRDWGHARDYVEMQWLMLQQDHAEDFVIATGVQYSVRQFVEFAAAELGITVRFEGEGEKEVGIVAAITGDRAKVKVGDVIVKVDPRYYRPTEVETLLGDPTKAREKLGWTPKTTLQELVKEMVESDYTSAKRDALVKMAGFQAYDYHE, encoded by the coding sequence ATGCCCAAGATCGCACTCATCACCGGCGTTACCGGCCAGGACGGCGCCTACCTCGCCGAATTCCTGCTGAAGAAGGGCTACGAGGTCCACGGCATCAAGCGCCGCTCGTCGCTGTTCAACACCGACCGGATAGATCACCTGTACGAAGATCCGCACGTCGACAACCGCAAGTTCATCCTGCACTACGGCGACCTGACCGATTCGACCTCGCTGGTGCGCATCATCCAGAAGGTGCAGCCGGACGAAATCTACAACCTGGCCGCCCAGTCGCACGTGGCAGTGAGTTTCGAAGAGCCGGAATACACGGCCAACGCCGACGGCATCGGCGCGCTGCGCATACTTGAAGCCATCCGCATCCTCGGTCTGGAAAAGAAGACCCGTTTCTACCAGGCCTCGACTTCCGAGCTGTACGGTCTGGTGCAGGAAATCCCGCAGAAGGAAACCACGCCCTTCTACCCGCGCAGCCCGTATGCGGTGGCCAAGCTTTACGCCTACTGGATCACCGTCAACTACCGCGAGGCTTACGGCATGTACGCCTGCAACGGCGTGCTGTTCAACCACGAGTCGCCGGTGCGCGGCGAAACCTTCGTCACGCGCAAGATCACGCGCGCCATCGCACGCATCGCCCTCGGCCTGCAGGACTGCCTGTATCTGGGCAATATGAGCGCGCTGCGCGACTGGGGCCACGCCCGCGACTACGTCGAAATGCAGTGGCTGATGCTGCAGCAGGACCACGCCGAAGACTTCGTGATCGCCACCGGCGTGCAGTACAGCGTGCGCCAGTTTGTCGAGTTTGCCGCTGCGGAGCTGGGCATCACGGTGCGTTTCGAGGGCGAGGGTGAGAAGGAAGTGGGCATCGTCGCTGCTATCACGGGCGACCGCGCCAAGGTGAAAGTGGGCGACGTGATCGTGAAGGTCGATCCGCGTTACTACCGTCCGACCGAAGTGGAGACCCTGCTCGGCGACCCGACCAAGGCGCGTGAGAAGCTGGGCTGGACGCCGAAGACCACGCTGCAGGAGCTGGTGAAGGAGATGGTCGAATCCGACTACACCAGCGCCAAGCGCGACGCGCTGGTGAAGATGGCCGGCTTCCAGGCCTACGACTATCACGAGTAA
- a CDS encoding MarR family EPS-associated transcriptional regulator has translation MLDEQTRYRLLKLLEAKPELSQRQLAQALGVSVGKVNFCLNALIERGLVKARNFRNSRNKLAYMYFLTPAGFEEKARVSLRYLKQKLQEYETLRSEIEELQVEARRMSAQVGEIPSEESRQ, from the coding sequence ATGCTCGACGAACAGACCCGATACCGCCTGCTGAAATTGCTGGAAGCGAAGCCCGAACTGTCGCAACGACAGCTCGCGCAGGCGCTGGGTGTGAGCGTCGGTAAGGTCAATTTCTGCTTGAACGCGCTGATCGAGCGTGGCCTGGTCAAGGCACGCAACTTCCGCAACAGCCGCAACAAGCTCGCCTACATGTATTTCCTGACACCTGCCGGCTTCGAGGAGAAGGCGCGGGTGTCGCTGCGCTACCTCAAGCAGAAACTGCAGGAGTACGAAACGCTGCGATCCGAAATCGAGGAGCTACAGGTCGAGGCCCGCCGCATGAGCGCGCAGGTGGGCGAGATTCCGTCGGAAGAGAGTCGGCAATGA
- a CDS encoding GDP-L-fucose synthase family protein, which yields MDKHARIYVAGHRGLVGSAIVRNLEAKGYTHILKRTHAELDLTDAAATDAFFAEHKPEYVFLAAAKVGGIVANNSYPAEFIRDNLVIQANVIHSAWKHGVTRLMFLGSSCIYPKMAPQPMREDCLLTGPLEPTNRPYALAKIAGIEMCWSYNRQYGTKYLAVMPTNLYGPGDNYHPENSHVIPALLRKFHEAKQRGDRTVTIWGTGTPRREFLYSDDMADACVFLMNLPEDRYTSLLGSDESVSGRFEPPLVNVGVGEDVTIKELAGLVGKVVGFDGELVFDTSKPDGTPRKLMDVSRLNGMGWRAATTLRSGLADAYRDFTRQAT from the coding sequence ATGGACAAGCACGCGCGCATCTACGTAGCCGGCCACCGCGGTCTGGTCGGCTCGGCCATCGTCCGCAATCTCGAGGCGAAAGGCTATACGCACATCCTCAAGCGGACACACGCCGAACTCGATCTGACCGACGCGGCCGCGACCGACGCCTTCTTCGCCGAACACAAGCCCGAGTATGTGTTTCTCGCCGCTGCCAAGGTCGGCGGCATCGTCGCCAACAACAGCTACCCGGCAGAGTTCATCCGCGACAACCTGGTGATCCAGGCCAATGTGATCCACAGCGCGTGGAAGCACGGTGTGACGCGGCTGATGTTCCTCGGGTCGAGCTGCATCTACCCGAAGATGGCGCCGCAGCCGATGCGCGAGGACTGCCTGCTGACAGGCCCGCTGGAGCCGACCAACCGCCCGTACGCGCTGGCCAAGATCGCCGGCATCGAAATGTGCTGGAGCTACAACCGCCAGTACGGCACGAAGTATCTGGCGGTGATGCCGACCAATCTGTACGGACCGGGCGACAACTATCACCCGGAGAACAGCCACGTCATCCCGGCGCTGCTGCGCAAGTTCCACGAGGCGAAGCAGCGCGGCGACCGGACGGTCACCATCTGGGGCACCGGCACGCCACGGCGCGAGTTCCTGTACAGCGACGACATGGCGGATGCCTGCGTCTTCCTGATGAACCTGCCGGAAGATCGCTACACGAGCCTGCTGGGCAGCGACGAGTCGGTGAGCGGCCGGTTCGAGCCGCCGCTGGTGAACGTGGGTGTGGGCGAGGACGTGACCATCAAGGAACTGGCCGGACTGGTCGGCAAGGTGGTCGGTTTCGACGGTGAATTGGTGTTCGATACGAGCAAGCCCGATGGTACGCCGCGCAAATTGATGGACGTGTCACGTCTGAACGGAATGGGCTGGCGAGCCGCGACCACCCTGCGTAGCGGTCTGGCTGACGCCTACCGGGATTTCACCCGCCAAGCTACCTGA
- the waaA gene encoding lipid IV(A) 3-deoxy-D-manno-octulosonic acid transferase has protein sequence MMRALYTLIWLLGLPFALLRTRLRGRREPGYLEDIRGRLGLGPRPPSRPTLWLHAVSVGETRAAAPLLTALRARYPEHRILITQMTATGRATARALYGDFAEFAWLPWDLPWAQRAFLRRWRPALGIVMETEIWPNLVHECRRASVPVALANARMSARSAARYARLGGFVRAVLRDFSALVAQTTEDAARLSALGAPRVTVAGNLKFDIEPPASQLDLGRGWRAGLGPRRVLLLASTREDEEAPLLDALLPELPSDVLIALVPRHPQRFDEVADGILSRGLTLCRRSTGAAPDTSTRVWLGDAMGEMFAWYALADLALIGGSWQPLGGQNLIEACAVGCPVVIGPHTFNFATATLDAIDAGAAIRATDEANAAAIARALLDDPEGRQRMATAAHTFARAHRGATMRTLQALEALLPSSGSD, from the coding sequence ATGATGCGTGCCCTCTACACCCTGATCTGGCTGCTCGGTCTGCCCTTCGCGCTGCTGCGCACGCGGCTGCGCGGCCGACGCGAACCGGGCTACCTGGAGGACATCCGCGGGCGCCTGGGCTTGGGCCCTCGTCCGCCTTCGCGTCCGACCTTATGGCTGCATGCCGTATCAGTCGGAGAAACCCGTGCGGCGGCGCCACTGCTGACGGCCCTCCGTGCCCGTTATCCGGAACATCGGATCCTGATCACGCAGATGACAGCCACCGGCCGAGCCACGGCTCGCGCGCTGTACGGCGACTTCGCCGAGTTCGCGTGGCTACCATGGGATCTCCCCTGGGCACAGCGCGCCTTCCTGCGCCGCTGGCGACCCGCCCTGGGCATCGTGATGGAAACCGAGATCTGGCCGAATCTGGTGCACGAATGCCGCCGCGCCAGCGTGCCGGTTGCGCTGGCAAACGCTCGAATGTCGGCGCGCTCGGCCGCACGTTACGCACGGCTGGGCGGTTTCGTGCGGGCGGTGCTGCGCGATTTCTCCGCACTTGTCGCGCAAACCACCGAGGACGCGGCGCGGCTGTCCGCGCTTGGCGCACCGCGAGTTACTGTCGCCGGCAATCTGAAGTTCGACATCGAACCGCCGGCCAGCCAACTCGACCTCGGCAGAGGTTGGCGCGCGGGCCTGGGCCCGCGCCGGGTACTGCTGCTCGCAAGCACCCGCGAGGACGAGGAAGCACCGCTGCTGGACGCCCTGCTGCCGGAGCTTCCGTCCGACGTTCTGATCGCTCTGGTCCCACGCCACCCGCAGCGCTTCGACGAGGTCGCCGACGGCATCCTCTCTCGCGGCCTGACGCTATGTCGACGCAGTACCGGCGCGGCCCCGGACACGAGCACCCGCGTATGGCTGGGTGACGCGATGGGTGAAATGTTCGCCTGGTATGCGCTTGCCGACCTCGCACTCATCGGCGGGAGTTGGCAACCTCTGGGCGGACAGAACCTGATCGAAGCATGCGCCGTGGGTTGCCCGGTCGTTATCGGGCCGCACACGTTCAATTTTGCGACGGCGACTCTTGACGCCATAGACGCGGGTGCCGCGATCAGAGCGACCGACGAGGCGAATGCCGCAGCCATCGCTCGCGCATTGCTGGACGACCCCGAGGGGCGGCAGCGCATGGCGACCGCTGCACACACATTCGCCCGCGCGCACCGGGGCGCAACCATGCGCACGCTGCAGGCGCTGGAAGCGCTGCTTCCCTCAAGCGGGAGCGATTGA